The genomic interval TTTTAAAGAAAAACTCTCAGAATTGGGGATAATTTTTTGTTCAATGTCCGAAGCACTTCAAAACCATCCTGATCTTGTAAAAAAGTATTTGGGATCGGTTGTACCGGCCACTGACAATTTTTATTCGGCCTTAAATTCAGCAGTTTTTAGTGATGGTTCCTTCGTGTATGTACCAAAAGGTGTTCGCTGCCCAATGGAACTTTCCACATATTTTAGGATTAATGCCCAAAATACAGGACAGTTTGAACGTACGCTAATCGTTGCTGATGAAGGTAGTTATGTTAGTTATCTTGAAGGCTGTACAGCCCCGCAAAGAGATGAAAATCAGCTTCACGCAGCGGTTGTAGAGCTGGTTGCTTTAAAAGATGCAGAGATCAAATATTCGACAGTTCAAAACTGGTATCCCGGTGATGAAAATGGCAAAGGTGGTATTTATAATTTTGTAACCAAGCGTGGTATTTGCCATGAAAATGCAAAGATTTCCTGGACTCAGGTTGAAACGGGATCATCAATTACTTGGAAATACCCAAGCGTGATTTTGAAAGGTGATAACTCAATTGGTGAGTTTTATTCGGTGGCAATGACCAACAATTTTCAACAGGCAGACACTGGAACAAAGATGATTCATATCGGCAAAAACACAAAAAGTAATATTGTATCCAAAGGTATTTCTGCCGGTAAAAGTAATAACTCTTATCGAGGTTTGGTAAAAGTAATGAAATCCGCTGAAAACGCCCGTAACTTTTCACAGTGTGATTCTTTACTGATTGGTGACAAATGTGGTGCACATACTTTTCCTTATATCGAGGTAAATAATACGAGTGGAAAAGTTGAACACGAAGCGACCACTTCTAAAATCGGCGAAGACCAAATCTTTTATTGCAATCAACGTGGGTTGGATACTGAGCAGGCGGTTAGTCTTATCGTGAATGGCTACTGTAAAGAGGTTTTTCGTGAGCTGCCGATGGAGTTTGC from Calditrichota bacterium carries:
- the sufB gene encoding Fe-S cluster assembly protein SufB — encoded protein: MSSETEELESLANQEYKYGFVTDIEADALPPGLDEGTVRSISAIKKEPSFMTEWRLKSYNKWLDMKEPKWPKVDYPEIDFQDMVYYSAPKSTPKYESLDEVDPELLKTYDKLGIPLEEQKILAGVAVDAVFDSVSVATTFKEKLSELGIIFCSMSEALQNHPDLVKKYLGSVVPATDNFYSALNSAVFSDGSFVYVPKGVRCPMELSTYFRINAQNTGQFERTLIVADEGSYVSYLEGCTAPQRDENQLHAAVVELVALKDAEIKYSTVQNWYPGDENGKGGIYNFVTKRGICHENAKISWTQVETGSSITWKYPSVILKGDNSIGEFYSVAMTNNFQQADTGTKMIHIGKNTKSNIVSKGISAGKSNNSYRGLVKVMKSAENARNFSQCDSLLIGDKCGAHTFPYIEVNNTSGKVEHEATTSKIGEDQIFYCNQRGLDTEQAVSLIVNGYCKEVFRELPMEFAIEAQNLLSISLEGSVG